The Micropterus dolomieu isolate WLL.071019.BEF.003 ecotype Adirondacks linkage group LG14, ASM2129224v1, whole genome shotgun sequence DNA segment ACCATCTGACTTTTTTGATTAAAAGGGCCTAAACCTGAACTCCACTCAGGACTGGACCGTCCTTTGCATTTGATCAGGCTATGCAGTACCCCTGGCTGGCCAGGAGGGCGGTCTGGCTCTCCCTTCGTttgtccttcttcttcctcaggCGGACCCTCCAGCAGACGGCACTGGAGCCCAGCAGgcccagtccagcagacagcagcaccAGTCCCAGCACTGAGATGGTGGACCCGTGGGAGTTGAAGGTGTACGCCACAGCAGTGACCACGATGCCGGCAATGAGGACGACCACACCGAATGGGACGGTACAGCGGTAGCAGGACATCTCGGCGCCACCAGTGGCCGCTGTCAGCTGGACCTCGTTGACATGTGGGACGTGCGTTGTCACGATGACGTTGTGGTCTTTCCTGGCCCTGTCCCGACTCAGCTTCTCAGCAGAGATCGATTTTGGCATCCTCACGGCACTCCTGGGGATCCTGGCGCCGCCTTTGCAGTGGAGGTCGTCCGGCATCGTGATCTTACTGGCGAGGAAGAGGTGGGCCATCTTGATACAAACGACAGcgatcagccaatcacagcgcagctagctgaaaacagaaaagagatGTTGAGGATCTTGTTTTGACCTCTGTGAAAAGACTTCAACAGGCTTCTGGCACAGCTCCAGTACATTTTAAGTTACTTGCTCTAATGAAGAGGTAATAAATGACCAATTTGAGCCACTGACAGAATAAAACTGCTTAttaattagcttaattagcCAAAATAAGAAGAGCAAGAAGTGAATTTAGCCATTTCGCAAAGGGTTGTAAaggcaaaatgtaaaataatttgattaattctaatttttatttttacacagtgTGTCTAACATCTAATCTGCACAAAATGATTGTGTTTGATATGCCGCACTTTACTGACTCCATGTGGCAGTTGAAAATCCCATCTACgagagaaacaaacactgaTCGGAGCTCACGGGAGTTGGCGGCCCAGTGGTTGGACTCGCTCAGTTCAGTTTGTCGCTGTCTATAGCTGAGTAGCTAACACCAGCTAGCCAGCTGTGATAATAAGgttcagctttattgtcattatacagGATTGCACAGTGAaatgccaacacacacagaccatgTATAAGTGTAGAAAGTAGCAGATTATTGAAGTTATAATTACAGTTTGCTGCTGAGTTGAAGCCTCTGGTGCTGACAGTCCACGATTGTGATGATTCAAATACCCATAGCAGTGCCAGCCTTTGCAGGGGGGGCAGGTCTTGTATTactgttttttatctgttttgcaCATGTTGACCTAAAAATGTTGTGTTCGTGgtttttatatttcactgtgTTATAATTGTTTATGCCCCCCCTGGTGTGTTTTAGTTGTTAATCCCTCCCGGTCTCTGGGGTCTATGTTTAGTTTTTGTGATTCGTTCTGTTTTGTTaaatctgtccttgtgtgtttgtgtgtactttacttcctgtgttaTTTTGAAGTGTTCTGCCTCTTGTGTCTTGTccagctttgtttcctgtcagtGTTAATTGTCTGATTGTTTTCACCTGGGCCTCGTTTGTCACCTCCCCATTAGTGTATTTAAGCCTCTGTCTCTGCTTCAGTTGTCTTTGGATTGTTAGTTTGTGTTGTCACGAGTCTTCCTCCTGTTTATGGGTTGATCTGTTGTGTGTCTTGATTTACTTCTGGACTCTGTCGTGGTTTtggatgtttctgttttgtggATTTatctttggatttctgtttatccttcttcctctgtgtttatCCCCTGAACTGCATGCCTCAGCATTTTTGTGAGTTTATCATTTGATTCATTATTCACATCTGTATCAGCTCTGTTGAAGTGTCTGCAAATCCCTGTTATGTCTTGAACCCAAACAAAAGGAAAACGTGATGCTTTTAGTCTTTCTGCATTTTGCATGTTTAATATTCATGAATTGACCCCAAGCTTTTGGCCACATCGCCACCGACTGACTGCAGAAGAAAGCACCTCAcagaaaaatgaacaaatctaCAAGATGGCTCAGAAGGGACAAGCTTAAACTCCACTGTGAAAAAAACCTTCATGGGCTGACAAAGTTCTCCTCCCTGTTACTGAAGAGTGACTGCAGCTGGGCTTCCACAATGTTCAGCTGCTGTTAATTTGCACTTCAATGTGAAACAGATGGAGGAAGCCTTGAGATTTCATTAACAGCAAATTAACACGACAAACAAcagcagatcagaaaacaagGAGGCGTGAACCAGGAgaaattagaaataatggcCTTTTCACCGGGTCAAAAAGTCATATTCACTGACATGAAATCCTAGAATGAGAAAAATGGACAatgcttttatttatctattattCAAAGTTACCGGCTCATGGTGAACAAAACATTATCAATAAGTGTGTTAAAACTTAAGGCTGTTTCTGATGCCGAAACAGAGAAGAAATGGAATCTGACCGAAATGTTGTGTTTCTAATTTATTGTGCTACTAAACTGTGCGTGGTTTTGTCGGCTAACAAAAGTCCGTAGTGGGTatatagagtgtgtgtgtgtgtgtgtatatatatatatttatatataacgGGAACCCTGCACTGTTAATATACAGCTGTGATCGTTAGTGTGCTAAACTGTGAACTCCCCACCAAATATCCCACACTGGATACAGAAACATGTGAAAATAATTATTCAAAGCGATTATTTGCCTCTAAAATATCTCCTTCTCTCGATCAGTTTGTACTTTTGTCCCCGTCAGGATGTAGGAATGGTGATTTTTCCAATGATCTTATTGGTCAACCCGTTCTTACTCCCGGGTCGTcatggacacatggtcaagaccccttggtgtcagTTCGTAAAGCCCTTTGGCGTTATTATTAGTTAGTCTAACAATTAATGGTTTAGACTATAACTTTGAGAACATCAAGAGTTTAAAATGGATGGTACCTTGAATACAGAAGtcttaattttttatattatttctcAGGAAATCCGCCCTGTTTCCTCTGTGAGTTCATGATGAGCGATGCAAAATAAGCCCACCTTATCTGGTCTAATTgaaaaaaggaggaaagaaagcAGGAGTGACTACTTTTCCTTTCATTAATCAATCAGACCTTCCCTCCTTTATGATGTAAATCCAGTTTGTGAATAAAATCTTGTCTCCTTAATGATAAAACCTAAGTAACATAATCACCTTTAAAGTTAAGTTCTCAGTTAATGTGAGAGACTGAGGAGCGTTTCTAACATGCAGAGATTCATTTTGGTCTGTAAAGGATCAAAATGTTTCACCTTCAACCTAAAAATGAAACTTTGAGGAGGTTGTAAGATTCAGCTCAGTGCTCTGAGATAATGATGTGACTGCATAGCTGCTGACCTGACTGCCTGTTATCTCTGCGGGGTGATGAGTTTTTTAATGATGCAGCCAAACACCTGCGTTGTGTCCTGGAAGAAGGAGAAAAGCAAAAACACCTACTGTTGAAGTCTGCAGCTCTCCATTCCAGTTTTTCTGAATTGAACTCTAGCAGTCATGCTGTCCTCGGTGTGGAGGCTCTGCAGGTCGCGTCTCTGTGCTCGTCACTCGGCATcgtcctgac contains these protein-coding regions:
- the LOC123982643 gene encoding transmembrane protein 100-like; the encoded protein is MAHLFLASKITMPDDLHCKGGARIPRSAVRMPKSISAEKLSRDRARKDHNVIVTTHVPHVNEVQLTAATGGAEMSCYRCTVPFGVVVLIAGIVVTAVAYTFNSHGSTISVLGLVLLSAGLGLLGSSAVCWRVRLRKKKDKRRESQTALLASQGYCIA